One window from the genome of Desulfobotulus pelophilus encodes:
- a CDS encoding glycine cleavage system protein R — MKKVIVTVLANDRPGILASVSEAIFQEGGNLDQVSQTLLETQFAGLFIATLTQELSVEELQARLRKTLSPHGMDVLVKPIGEPDTTGVIPSEPFVITCFGPDRKGLVAEITAILARHKVNVTNLRAIFEGGDDPARNLMIYEVDVPVSTDTATLSEDLRTRAAELSLVINIQHRNIFESITRM, encoded by the coding sequence ATGAAAAAAGTTATTGTCACGGTTCTGGCCAACGACAGACCCGGTATCCTTGCCTCCGTATCCGAGGCTATCTTTCAGGAAGGCGGCAATCTGGATCAGGTCAGCCAGACCCTGCTGGAAACCCAGTTTGCAGGCCTTTTTATCGCCACCCTCACCCAGGAACTTTCCGTCGAGGAACTGCAGGCAAGACTCCGCAAAACCCTTTCTCCCCATGGAATGGATGTGCTGGTCAAACCGATAGGTGAACCGGACACAACAGGCGTCATCCCTTCGGAACCCTTTGTCATCACCTGCTTCGGTCCGGACAGAAAGGGCCTTGTAGCGGAAATCACAGCCATTCTGGCCAGGCACAAAGTAAATGTCACCAACCTTCGGGCCATCTTTGAGGGCGGCGATGACCCTGCCCGTAACCTCATGATTTACGAGGTGGATGTACCGGTATCCACCGATACAGCAACCCTTTCCGAAGACCTCAGAACAAGGGCCGCGGAACTCAGCCTTGTGATCAATATCCAGCATCGCAATATTTTTGAATCCATCACCCGAATGTAG
- a CDS encoding methyl-accepting chemotaxis protein, translated as MSIKLKMCVIGAVFLLAIGCLTGVSLNEVLSIRSLYTNVVLRDVGGKINVLEINSDLNYVSRLTRNMMLGSNIDRDLQSLERVIKNISASYAALRPRISDRDEMTILENAERSTMAFVNYGLQFCTELKGVPPETRATLLPEYQKVATPLAYESRDYMAELITLKDEKLANATEQMESTISRMFRIISVIALISTAVALLMVFRVGRSVTRSIHQVMTVVETMADNDLTCQVTDGARDETGKMLRATRRMLDTLRSTLGSVVGGVGALASSSSELTVVSRRIFEGAADMRDKFHAMAAAAEEMGANISSVAAAAEQSSANIAMIASAAEEMNTTMGEIAASTGKTRETSAQTVVRTRRASDNITNLSHAAMEIGKIIETINVISGQTNLLALNATIEAARAGDAGRGFAVVANEIKELAQQTARATEEIKTNVQSIQQITAETVGEIKEITNEITNVNEMIDGVAAAVDQQTLVTREIADNVAQAAGGLHEVTRNVGQSSTVANEIAQEIAMITERISAVSQGSAEVDASAGSLRGLSEKLQDSVGIFKI; from the coding sequence ATGTCCATTAAATTAAAAATGTGTGTAATCGGAGCCGTGTTTCTGCTGGCCATAGGCTGCCTCACCGGTGTCAGCCTCAATGAAGTTCTTTCCATCCGATCACTGTATACCAATGTGGTTCTTCGGGACGTAGGGGGAAAAATCAATGTTCTGGAAATCAACAGTGATTTGAACTACGTAAGCCGCCTGACGCGCAATATGATGCTCGGCAGCAACATCGACAGGGACCTCCAGAGCCTTGAGCGGGTCATCAAAAACATCTCGGCAAGCTATGCCGCCCTCAGACCACGCATCTCGGACAGGGATGAGATGACCATTCTGGAAAACGCGGAACGCAGCACCATGGCTTTTGTGAACTATGGACTGCAATTCTGCACGGAGCTCAAGGGGGTTCCGCCGGAAACGCGGGCCACGCTTCTTCCGGAATACCAGAAGGTGGCCACACCCCTAGCCTATGAGTCCAGGGATTACATGGCCGAACTGATTACCCTGAAGGATGAAAAGCTGGCCAATGCAACGGAGCAAATGGAATCAACCATCAGCCGGATGTTCCGGATCATTTCCGTAATCGCCCTGATCTCCACCGCCGTGGCTCTGCTCATGGTCTTCAGGGTCGGACGCAGCGTAACACGCTCCATTCATCAGGTGATGACTGTGGTGGAAACCATGGCTGACAACGATCTGACCTGTCAGGTGACCGACGGTGCCAGAGACGAGACCGGAAAGATGCTCAGGGCCACCCGCCGCATGCTGGATACGCTCCGAAGCACTCTGGGCAGCGTGGTCGGTGGCGTCGGAGCACTGGCCTCTTCCTCCAGCGAACTGACCGTGGTTTCACGTCGGATTTTTGAAGGGGCAGCGGACATGCGGGACAAATTCCACGCCATGGCCGCTGCTGCCGAAGAAATGGGTGCCAATATCTCTTCCGTGGCTGCCGCTGCGGAACAATCCTCGGCCAACATTGCCATGATTGCATCGGCGGCAGAGGAAATGAACACCACCATGGGTGAGATCGCAGCCAGCACTGGCAAGACCCGAGAGACCAGTGCCCAGACCGTTGTACGAACCCGGCGGGCTTCGGACAACATCACCAACCTGAGTCACGCCGCCATGGAAATCGGAAAGATCATCGAGACCATCAACGTCATTTCAGGGCAAACAAACCTCCTGGCCCTGAACGCAACCATCGAGGCGGCCAGAGCCGGCGATGCCGGCCGGGGGTTTGCGGTCGTTGCCAACGAGATCAAAGAGCTCGCCCAGCAAACGGCCCGTGCCACCGAAGAAATCAAGACCAATGTCCAGTCAATCCAGCAGATCACCGCTGAAACCGTCGGAGAGATCAAAGAAATCACCAATGAAATCACCAATGTGAATGAAATGATCGACGGAGTAGCCGCGGCGGTGGATCAGCAGACGCTTGTGACCCGGGAGATTGCCGACAACGTGGCCCAGGCAGCAGGCGGCCTGCATGAAGTCACCCGGAATGTGGGTCAGAGCTCCACAGTGGCCAACGAAATCGCCCAGGAGATAGCCATGATTACCGAACGGATCAGCGCGGTGTCGCAAGGCAGCGCTGAAGTAGACGCCAGCGCTGGATCCCTGCGGGGCTTATCGGAAAAACTGCAGGATTCCGTGGGTATTTTCAAAATCTGA
- a CDS encoding helix-turn-helix transcriptional regulator, with translation MELRTNFYKSSNTIRLLLSLESSLLTDCSGSLERQTAFLAVVASLVRFCGGLTPGPAQARYEEKRRLTKAIDFFYDRMGDNFSLDEIASCLDCSPYYFIRFFKKATGLTPHAYLIQLRLEKARALLSQGRAIADAALQSGFNDQSHLYKYFQKRYGVSPKAYQKQTRMVSGHRSRAGDS, from the coding sequence GTGGAATTGAGAACGAATTTTTACAAATCCAGCAACACCATCCGTCTTCTTTTATCTCTGGAGTCTTCCTTGCTTACGGATTGTTCCGGCAGCCTGGAACGGCAGACAGCTTTTTTAGCCGTGGTGGCAAGTCTTGTTCGGTTTTGTGGTGGCCTCACTCCAGGTCCCGCACAGGCTCGCTACGAAGAAAAAAGGAGACTTACAAAAGCCATTGATTTTTTTTATGACCGAATGGGAGACAATTTTTCTCTTGATGAAATCGCATCCTGTCTGGATTGCAGCCCCTATTATTTCATCCGTTTCTTTAAAAAAGCAACGGGGCTTACTCCACACGCCTACCTCATTCAATTGCGCCTTGAAAAGGCAAGGGCGCTGCTTTCCCAGGGACGAGCCATAGCGGATGCGGCCTTGCAGTCGGGATTTAACGATCAGAGTCACTTGTATAAGTACTTCCAAAAGAGGTATGGAGTAAGCCCAAAGGCCTACCAAAAGCAGACGCGGATGGTCTCCGGTCATCGGAGCAGGGCCGGGGATTCATGA
- a CDS encoding DMT family transporter — translation MIKQPLISRGILLVLVSGILWGTVGIATQSIYQISDIDALTIGFFRLALAFPFVYLFSVVCVKNTRKQICFRDRAKISLLGILLAAYQVLYFAAIAYVGVSIATVITLCSAPVIVALASVFFMKEPLSTNLCLALFLALAGTIFIVGIPDVSLSINRNTPLGMTLAFGSALGYASVTLLGRSLSKDYHPLQTTVIAFGVGATGLLPFASLSSLVVCAPSAESIRLLLYIGLIPSALGYTLFFLGMKTVTASTASILTMVEPLTASVLAWLLLDENIKSSGYFGAALMILAVVSLCVHKESAAGKQTAASRS, via the coding sequence ATGATAAAACAACCATTAATCAGCAGGGGTATTCTTCTTGTTCTCGTATCCGGTATTCTCTGGGGCACCGTGGGAATTGCAACCCAGTCCATATACCAGATATCTGATATTGATGCGCTCACAATCGGTTTTTTCCGACTTGCATTGGCATTCCCATTTGTCTATCTGTTTTCTGTGGTATGTGTGAAGAATACCCGCAAACAGATATGCTTCCGGGATCGCGCCAAGATCTCTTTGCTGGGCATCTTGCTTGCCGCCTATCAGGTGTTGTATTTCGCTGCCATAGCATATGTAGGAGTGTCAATCGCAACCGTGATCACTCTTTGCTCAGCTCCTGTCATTGTCGCCCTTGCTTCCGTTTTCTTCATGAAGGAACCATTGAGTACCAATCTATGCTTGGCGCTTTTTTTAGCACTGGCAGGTACTATCTTCATCGTCGGCATTCCTGATGTTAGCTTGTCTATCAACAGAAATACCCCTTTGGGCATGACGCTTGCGTTTGGCTCCGCACTCGGATATGCATCGGTAACCCTTCTAGGCAGATCACTCAGCAAGGACTATCACCCACTGCAAACCACTGTCATTGCCTTTGGTGTCGGAGCCACCGGGCTCCTTCCTTTTGCCTCATTATCATCTCTTGTGGTCTGCGCCCCCTCTGCGGAAAGCATCCGTCTCCTATTATATATCGGGCTCATTCCTTCAGCCTTGGGCTATACCCTCTTCTTTCTTGGCATGAAAACCGTTACTGCCTCCACGGCGTCCATACTGACCATGGTTGAGCCCCTGACGGCAAGTGTCCTTGCATGGCTTCTGCTGGATGAAAATATAAAATCATCCGGTTACTTTGGAGCCGCTCTGATGATTCTGGCAGTAGTCTCTTTGTGCGTACACAAAGAAAGCGCAGCAGGGAAGCAGACAGCCGCATCCCGATCATGA
- the lnt gene encoding apolipoprotein N-acyltransferase, which produces MLGLFSPLEKAPWLACVLLAPLIHMLNHNGKTGIFKGLMAGWIFGALSWASGTFWLLNAMESLMDLAFWQSSLSLAGIWLYQGSPFALFGAVCGWMNGKGTPAGPLFCASLLTLLIYLRPVLFPVSWTVAAAFWPGFIQIADLGGELFVCFCLIWANGLVADVFSGIRQRKVKDFARSFISLSILLALVLGYGVCRIAMLNGDERETVGRIIRVASVQPNVPVRWDRKTIVNFKTDEAICLDALIRNPDLVRDADLLLFPELPRMDCRSEEFEKSGLRAELEYLRVPALMHGKEEIPATEAPVIHRLETEDRSIVEEKLEARYSAVFALDPGKECTPVYRKRIPVPFSETSFYSYFFPERIQKPGLKLWLSRGSNPGLIHVGDFLVQPLICFESGFPELVREGVGLGGDLVVELSNDGWFFSSRAEMKHLGMAVFRAVEFRRPLVRSSNSGGGAHVRATGEIAGATLTPHGRALVTQATLFCPDVSTVFARRGYVWLWGAVLIVCWNMRSAQRRGRKAVSCRV; this is translated from the coding sequence GTGCTTGGCCTCTTTTCTCCACTGGAAAAGGCTCCCTGGCTGGCCTGTGTTCTGCTTGCGCCCCTTATCCATATGCTGAACCATAACGGGAAAACGGGAATCTTCAAGGGGCTGATGGCGGGCTGGATCTTTGGAGCGCTGAGCTGGGCTTCCGGCACCTTCTGGCTTCTGAATGCCATGGAAAGCCTGATGGATCTGGCTTTCTGGCAGTCTTCGCTTTCGCTGGCAGGGATATGGTTGTATCAGGGAAGTCCTTTTGCCCTGTTCGGGGCGGTCTGCGGCTGGATGAACGGCAAGGGGACTCCGGCAGGCCCACTGTTCTGCGCCAGTCTTCTGACTCTTTTGATTTATCTGCGTCCCGTTCTTTTTCCGGTTTCATGGACGGTGGCCGCAGCCTTCTGGCCGGGATTTATCCAGATTGCGGATCTTGGCGGAGAGCTTTTTGTCTGCTTCTGTCTGATCTGGGCCAATGGGCTGGTTGCCGACGTATTTTCCGGGATAAGGCAGCGCAAGGTCAAAGACTTTGCGCGGAGTTTTATTTCCCTTTCCATTTTATTGGCTCTGGTTCTGGGATACGGGGTTTGCCGCATAGCCATGCTGAACGGAGACGAGCGGGAAACCGTGGGGCGGATCATCCGTGTGGCTTCGGTGCAGCCCAATGTTCCCGTTCGCTGGGATCGTAAGACTATTGTGAATTTTAAAACCGATGAGGCCATCTGCCTTGATGCTCTGATCCGAAACCCGGATCTTGTCCGGGATGCGGATCTCCTTCTTTTTCCAGAGCTCCCGCGCATGGACTGCCGTTCGGAAGAATTTGAAAAGAGCGGACTCAGGGCTGAGCTAGAATATCTTCGTGTTCCGGCTCTGATGCATGGCAAAGAAGAGATCCCGGCAACAGAGGCTCCCGTGATCCACAGGCTGGAGACGGAGGATCGCAGCATTGTGGAAGAAAAACTGGAAGCCCGGTACAGTGCTGTTTTTGCATTGGATCCTGGTAAGGAATGCACTCCGGTCTACAGGAAAAGGATTCCGGTTCCTTTTTCAGAAACAAGCTTCTATTCGTATTTTTTTCCGGAAAGGATCCAAAAGCCAGGCTTAAAGCTCTGGTTATCCAGAGGCAGTAACCCCGGCCTGATCCATGTGGGAGATTTTTTGGTTCAGCCCCTGATCTGCTTTGAAAGCGGCTTCCCAGAGCTTGTTCGGGAAGGCGTGGGGCTGGGGGGCGATCTTGTGGTGGAGCTTTCCAATGACGGCTGGTTTTTCAGCTCCAGAGCGGAAATGAAGCATCTGGGTATGGCGGTTTTCCGGGCTGTGGAGTTTCGGCGACCCCTCGTTCGAAGCAGCAACTCGGGCGGCGGCGCTCATGTCCGGGCCACGGGCGAGATTGCAGGGGCTACCCTGACACCCCATGGCAGGGCCCTTGTCACACAGGCAACACTTTTCTGTCCTGATGTTTCGACGGTTTTTGCACGCAGGGGGTATGTCTGGCTGTGGGGTGCGGTTCTGATCGTGTGCTGGAATATGCGTAGTGCACAGAGGCGGGGCAGAAAGGCTGTATCCTGCCGGGTTTGA
- a CDS encoding pyridoxamine 5'-phosphate oxidase family protein, giving the protein MRRMRRSDRQMQETDALCLLHTAEYGVLSMAGSKGDPYGVPLNFCVIGNGIYFHCAPEGHKIDHLTLVPKVSLCVVGRTEVLPSKFSTRYESVIVFGGITEVFEGEKRLALEGLVRKYAADYLEDGLIYVATSHAKTRVFRISMDTVTGKARD; this is encoded by the coding sequence ATGCGCAGAATGCGAAGATCGGACAGACAGATGCAGGAGACAGATGCCCTTTGTCTCCTGCATACGGCAGAATACGGGGTTTTGTCCATGGCAGGCTCCAAAGGAGATCCCTATGGGGTTCCCCTGAACTTCTGTGTGATCGGGAATGGGATCTATTTTCATTGCGCTCCGGAAGGGCATAAAATCGATCATCTCACCTTGGTTCCCAAGGTGTCCCTCTGCGTGGTAGGCCGTACGGAAGTGCTGCCGTCAAAATTCAGCACACGGTACGAAAGCGTCATTGTTTTCGGTGGGATTACGGAAGTCTTTGAAGGAGAAAAACGGCTGGCCCTTGAGGGGCTTGTTCGCAAATATGCGGCAGATTACCTTGAAGATGGTCTGATATATGTCGCGACCAGCCACGCGAAGACCCGCGTATTCAGGATTTCCATGGATACTGTGACAGGGAAAGCCCGGGATTGA
- a CDS encoding transposase yields MARNATNGRYSKEFGNEAVKMVIEGGLSVYEASRQFSLPGSTLQNWVRAGKAGGLFDIGGQ; encoded by the coding sequence ATGGCAAGAAATGCAACGAACGGTCGTTATTCGAAAGAATTCGGTAATGAAGCCGTGAAAATGGTCATCGAAGGTGGTCTGTCAGTATATGAAGCATCACGGCAATTTTCCCTGCCTGGGTCGACCCTTCAGAATTGGGTAAGAGCAGGCAAGGCCGGAGGACTTTTCGATATTGGTGGCCAGTAG
- a CDS encoding type I restriction-modification system subunit M N-terminal domain-containing protein, with amino-acid sequence MWKAADKLHKNIDVAEYKHIVLGLIFLKYISDALMPCMKSSGRVKATMPGPTRIRPDLQSECLEIKGF; translated from the coding sequence ATGTGGAAAGCGGCGGACAAGCTGCATAAAAATATTGATGTGGCAGAATACAAGCACATTGTGCTGGGGCTGATCTTCCTCAAATACATCTCCGATGCCTTGATGCCCTGTATGAAAAGCTCCGGCAGGGTGAAGGCGACTATGCCGGGTCCGACCCGGATACGCCCTGATCTGCAAAGTGAATGCCTTGAAATAAAAGGATTTTAA
- a CDS encoding GNAT family N-acetyltransferase produces METEIRILSEPEELEACIELQKTIWGLEDQGVTSPISLKAWTMEDVRTGLVMGAFVKKRMVGMAIAMATMEPGLAYGHMLGVREEFRDRSVGGLLHGALVQELLSRNIREMAWTYDPMESRNAYLYLTLHGGRGVRYMEDCYHVPCSMHAGMPMDRLLVRCLLGGQPEKRERMSAAWALARYPLASPEHMPHDDAVLLAIPGDLKAMKRSEMERLLHWQQDTRRVFTEYLNRRSYHATKFVSEMSDTGRRSFYLLSRSM; encoded by the coding sequence ATGGAAACAGAGATCCGCATACTGTCTGAACCGGAGGAGCTGGAAGCATGCATTGAGTTGCAGAAAACTATCTGGGGGCTTGAAGATCAGGGAGTGACTTCTCCGATCAGTCTGAAGGCCTGGACCATGGAGGATGTGCGTACGGGATTGGTTATGGGTGCTTTTGTCAAAAAACGCATGGTGGGTATGGCTATTGCCATGGCTACCATGGAACCGGGCCTGGCCTATGGACATATGCTGGGGGTACGGGAGGAATTCCGTGACCGAAGCGTGGGAGGGCTGCTCCATGGAGCTCTGGTTCAGGAGCTTCTTTCCCGGAATATCCGGGAGATGGCCTGGACCTATGATCCCATGGAAAGCCGTAATGCCTACCTCTATCTGACGCTGCACGGTGGAAGGGGGGTGCGTTATATGGAAGACTGCTACCATGTTCCCTGCTCCATGCATGCGGGTATGCCCATGGACAGGCTTCTGGTGCGCTGTCTGCTTGGGGGGCAGCCGGAGAAGAGGGAACGTATGAGTGCAGCCTGGGCTCTGGCCCGTTATCCTCTGGCAAGTCCGGAACATATGCCCCATGACGATGCGGTGCTTCTTGCAATACCGGGAGATCTCAAGGCCATGAAAAGGAGTGAGATGGAAAGGCTGCTGCATTGGCAGCAGGATACCCGCCGGGTTTTTACGGAATATCTGAACCGGCGCTCCTACCATGCCACAAAGTTTGTTTCGGAAATGAGCGATACAGGCCGCAGAAGTTTTTATCTTCTTTCCCGCAGCATGTGA
- a CDS encoding pyridoxal phosphate-dependent aminotransferase, with product MNKEARLSRLTRMALGRESSDYLSRDVDELTMVEELKNKYGLENVYRFDVGKNIDGFSPLIQDVLETPELLGLITGSLTEYPENSYQRLRRQLSLHHDIPPEWFVFGAGLESVIDHIARAVLDPGDHVLIPVPNFDVFQSVSFRMGASLTFMEMPGLCWDGNILESLCRKMKEKTYRLVWLSNPVNPTGQFIPQDDIHRLLSHASETRTLVVVDEAYGEYTDRPHAVRSASSLLKSYPNLMVLRTFSKVHCLPSARVGYMAASSERLRQATNTYRPMFPFSWFSLYMAQLAVLDGDYVNEIRRRNQERKKCFFNRIRQQDSGLETFMFLESDTNTLMFRHRDLGADALHGLLAERGFLTANLNRLTGIQNQGFLRMTLHGDAVNEKFLDACRWCGRHLFR from the coding sequence ATGAACAAAGAGGCCCGCCTTTCCCGTCTCACACGCATGGCCCTTGGCAGAGAATCCAGCGACTATCTGAGCAGGGACGTAGATGAGCTTACGATGGTGGAGGAGTTGAAAAATAAATACGGTCTTGAGAATGTGTATCGTTTTGACGTTGGAAAAAATATCGATGGCTTTTCTCCGCTGATTCAGGATGTGCTGGAAACCCCAGAGCTTCTTGGACTTATCACGGGCAGCCTGACCGAATACCCTGAGAACAGTTATCAGCGCCTCAGAAGACAGCTTTCGCTTCACCACGACATTCCCCCGGAATGGTTTGTCTTCGGAGCCGGTCTGGAGTCTGTTATCGATCACATTGCCCGGGCTGTGCTGGATCCGGGAGACCACGTGCTCATACCCGTTCCCAATTTTGATGTTTTTCAAAGTGTTTCCTTCAGAATGGGGGCTTCCCTTACTTTCATGGAAATGCCGGGCCTGTGCTGGGATGGAAATATCCTTGAAAGTCTTTGCCGGAAGATGAAGGAAAAGACATACCGGCTTGTATGGCTCAGTAATCCCGTTAATCCCACAGGGCAGTTCATTCCGCAGGATGATATTCACAGGCTTCTTTCCCATGCCTCGGAAACGAGAACTCTTGTGGTGGTGGACGAAGCCTATGGAGAATATACGGACAGACCCCATGCCGTACGGAGTGCCAGCAGTCTTCTTAAATCATACCCGAATCTGATGGTTCTCCGTACCTTTTCAAAGGTTCACTGCCTGCCCAGTGCAAGGGTAGGGTATATGGCTGCTTCTTCCGAAAGACTCAGGCAGGCCACCAATACCTACCGCCCCATGTTTCCTTTTTCCTGGTTTTCTCTTTATATGGCTCAGCTTGCGGTTCTGGATGGGGACTATGTCAACGAGATCCGCCGCCGTAATCAGGAGCGTAAGAAATGTTTTTTTAACCGCATCAGACAGCAGGATTCAGGACTTGAGACTTTCATGTTTCTTGAGTCTGATACCAATACGCTCATGTTTCGTCACAGAGATCTTGGAGCGGATGCCCTCCATGGCCTTCTGGCAGAGCGGGGTTTTCTGACGGCTAACCTGAATCGTCTTACAGGTATTCAGAATCAGGGTTTTCTTCGTATGACCCTGCATGGGGATGCGGTGAATGAAAAATTTCTTGATGCCTGCCGGTGGTGCGGGAGACATCTCTTCAGGTGA
- a CDS encoding GldG family protein, whose protein sequence is MTDHTTKHAGTTLPKSLAMLGILFIALLLLNILFSGVRIRWDATSDKIHSLSPGTRTILAKMEEPVSIRYYFSNDPLQMPVHFRAFGRRAGDLLKEYEESSGGKIQLEIIHPKPDSEEEDWARTYGIEPLPTPGGENLYLGLVAISGNREQTIAFMDPARETSLEYDITRTLTQISRAEKPQVGILSGLNIYGNHGMPGMGGSNRWFFLKEMEKTVRLHTLNGDDEHLPEKLDLLILFQPDHLSPSMLHAIDSYVSSGGNLMVFNDPAAVSDPMYGYGPTESPLAPLFEAWGLEKDDRVVVDFHAATRLMGQNNQVEHNPSWLSLDASAMNSTHLLTASLNSLLLPMAGTVSLGENSPLTAEVLVSSSENAALFDPVAVRMGVESIRRSFAAEGKSYPLAMIFTGQFPVTFPDGPPEEKGIQAESIGEGTAEKADDREKEDGLADRKAAAETRELKPATLIYIADADLLFDAYYMNRQNFLGFEMARIFNDNLNFVLNSVEMLSGSPDLIHVRTRDITDRPFHRVKDLERQAETRWLAREQALLQRAEEASLRIQMLENQKQGEDALVLSEEQEAELRRFNEEKIRINQELKEVRRNLRSDIDALGTRLTIINMLAIPLLVAGAGIVLGIQRRRRSRQVME, encoded by the coding sequence ATGACAGACCACACAACGAAACATGCCGGTACAACCCTTCCCAAAAGCCTTGCCATGCTGGGCATCCTTTTTATCGCTCTTCTTCTCCTGAATATTCTTTTCTCAGGCGTCCGTATTCGCTGGGATGCCACCTCAGACAAAATTCATTCCCTTTCTCCGGGCACCAGAACCATCCTTGCCAAAATGGAAGAACCGGTCAGCATCCGCTACTACTTCAGCAATGATCCCCTTCAAATGCCTGTCCATTTCAGGGCCTTTGGTCGCAGAGCCGGTGATCTTCTCAAGGAATACGAAGAAAGCTCCGGAGGAAAAATCCAGCTGGAAATCATCCATCCGAAGCCCGATTCAGAGGAAGAAGACTGGGCCAGAACCTACGGCATCGAACCTCTGCCAACACCCGGCGGTGAGAACCTCTATCTGGGTCTGGTGGCCATATCCGGAAACCGGGAACAGACCATAGCCTTTATGGATCCTGCCAGAGAAACCAGCCTTGAATATGATATTACCCGCACCCTTACCCAGATCAGCCGGGCTGAAAAACCACAGGTGGGTATTCTTTCCGGCTTGAATATTTACGGAAACCACGGCATGCCCGGAATGGGCGGCAGCAACAGATGGTTTTTTCTCAAAGAAATGGAAAAAACCGTCCGTCTGCATACCCTGAACGGAGACGATGAACACCTGCCCGAAAAACTGGATCTTCTTATCCTTTTCCAGCCGGATCATCTTTCTCCCTCCATGCTCCATGCCATTGACAGCTATGTGAGCAGCGGCGGCAACCTCATGGTTTTCAACGATCCTGCGGCCGTAAGTGACCCCATGTACGGCTACGGCCCAACGGAATCTCCCCTTGCGCCGCTCTTTGAAGCATGGGGACTGGAAAAAGACGACCGGGTTGTGGTGGATTTTCACGCGGCAACCAGGCTCATGGGCCAGAATAATCAGGTGGAACATAACCCTTCATGGCTGAGTCTCGATGCCTCTGCCATGAACAGCACCCATCTCCTTACGGCCTCTCTGAATTCCCTGCTCCTGCCCATGGCAGGTACGGTGAGCCTTGGAGAAAACAGCCCGCTCACGGCAGAAGTTCTGGTTTCATCTTCGGAAAACGCCGCCCTCTTTGATCCTGTGGCTGTTCGCATGGGCGTAGAAAGTATCCGCCGATCCTTTGCGGCAGAAGGCAAATCCTATCCTCTGGCCATGATCTTTACGGGCCAGTTCCCCGTGACCTTTCCCGATGGTCCCCCTGAAGAAAAAGGGATTCAGGCCGAAAGCATCGGAGAGGGCACGGCAGAAAAAGCAGATGACAGGGAGAAAGAAGACGGCCTTGCCGACCGCAAGGCAGCTGCGGAGACAAGGGAGCTGAAACCCGCCACCCTTATCTACATAGCGGATGCCGATCTTCTCTTTGATGCCTACTACATGAACCGCCAGAACTTTCTGGGCTTTGAAATGGCAAGGATTTTCAACGACAACCTGAATTTTGTTCTCAACAGCGTGGAAATGCTCAGCGGCAGCCCGGACCTCATCCATGTACGCACAAGGGATATCACAGATCGCCCCTTCCACAGGGTAAAGGATCTGGAGCGTCAGGCCGAAACCCGCTGGCTGGCAAGGGAACAGGCCCTGCTGCAAAGGGCAGAAGAAGCCTCCCTGCGCATCCAGATGCTGGAAAACCAGAAACAGGGCGAAGATGCCCTTGTTCTCAGTGAAGAGCAGGAAGCGGAACTCCGCAGGTTCAATGAAGAAAAAATCCGCATCAATCAGGAGCTGAAGGAAGTCCGCCGCAACCTCCGCTCGGACATCGATGCTCTGGGAACCCGGCTGACCATCATCAATATGCTGGCCATTCCCCTTCTTGTAGCCGGGGCAGGCATTGTACTGGGCATTCAAAGACGGCGTAGAAGCAGGCAAGTGATGGAGTAG